One Papaver somniferum cultivar HN1 unplaced genomic scaffold, ASM357369v1 unplaced-scaffold_76, whole genome shotgun sequence genomic window carries:
- the LOC113344320 gene encoding G-type lectin S-receptor-like serine/threonine-protein kinase At1g11300 isoform X1, translating into MGNGSRRWPDMTLICTFFTVTVLLIIPKSSSLQFISTNQTITDAGNQTVVSSPGKFKLGFFSPENSTNRYVGIWFNNVSAPVTASSVWVANGDNPLKETSGVFKISDDGNLVIVDGRKKVIWSSNISSISSTDVSSRVSELLDTGNLVLRETINGGNRTLWESFAYPSNVFLPDMKFGLNTRTREKLVITSWKDTENDPSTGNFTLELDPAGVPQSIIMDNGSGNQQRRHWRSGPWNNRIFIGIPTMSSTYLNGFNILTDNILGTVYLTLHYTEVRTILQKYTVTSDGNFVETHWNETKKQWVKFWSAQDTECDMYGKCGPFGSCNILDSPICSCLRGFVPKSIDEWSTGNWTGGCVRRTELQCQRSKNETSGARNESSTIAGGVEEADGFLTLERMKVPDFVERLEAGSAEECGQRCLQNCSCLAYASESNIGCMWWSRDLIDVQKFSNFTRSPGVNLYIKVAHSELDKINAGTKRNVGISIILAVVIPIVLLPILCTLFCWRRMAKKRAAKNKNGTPLHIIDRYGDTSDENMFGDNPELAMFTFGTLSVATNNFSWETELGHGGFGSVYKAKLMSGQEVAVKRLSQSSGQGLEEFKNEVVVISKLQHRNLVRLLGCCIEGEEKILVYEYMPNKSLDAFLFDATQRALLNWRKCFEIIEGITRGILYLHRDSRLRVIHRDLKASNVLLDENLSPKISDFGMARIFGGDQLQADTRRVVGTYGYMSPEYAMEGRFSEKSDVFSFGVLLIEIVSGKKCTSFHLQELSLSLLGYAWKLWNENMVQHLIDPTLLSEKAYSEEILKCIHVGLLCVQESPKDRPNMSTVLSILTSETANLPVPKQPAYVIREASSISSGSLHKTSNLFSVNHVTITSIEGR; encoded by the exons ATGGGAAATGGTAGTAGAAGATGGCCGGATATGACACTCATTTGCACTTTCTTCACCGTTACAGTGCTCCTGATTATTCCTAAATCCAGTTCATTACAGTTCATTTCAACCAACCAAACCATCACAGACGCAGGCAACCAAACTGTAGTTTCGTCACCGGGAAAATTCAAACTCGGATTTTTCAGTCCAGAGAACTCGACAAATCGTTACGTTGGGATTTGGTTCAATAATGTTTCGGCGCCAGTCACGGCATCGTCGGTATGGGTAGCTAACGGCGACAATCCGCTCAAAGAAACTTCCGGTGTTTTTAAGATTTCAGATGACGGAAACTTGGTAATAGTGGACGGACGGAAGAAGGTTATTTGGAGTAGTAATATTTCTTCCATCAGTTCTACTGATGTCAGCTCGAGAGTTTCTGAACTTTTGGATACCGGGAATCTTGTTCTCCGGGAAACAATAAACGGCGGAAACAGGACACTGTGGGAGAGTTTTGCTTATCCTTCTAATGTATTCTTACCAGACATGAAGTTCGGTTTAAATACGAGAACACGAGAGAAACTGGTGATAACTTCCTGGAAAGACACGGAAAATGATCCGTCGACGGGGAACTTTACGTTGGAGTTAGACCCTGCAGGCGTTCCTCAGAGTATCATCATGGACAACGGATCTGGGAATCAACAGCGGCGGCACTGGCGAAGTGGTCCGTGGAACAACCGGATATTTATAGGCATACCAACTATGTCTTCTACTTATCTTAATGGATTCAATATTCTTACTGATAATATTCTAGGAACTGTGTATCTCACACTACATTATACAGAAGTAAGGACTATCCTGCAAAAGTATACCGTAACTTCTGACGGGAACTTCGTCGAAACTCACTGGaatgaaacaaaaaaacaatGGGTTAAGTTTTGGTCTGCGCAAGATACAGAGTGCGACATGTATGGTAAATGCGGTCCGTTTGGTAGCTGTAACATACTGGATTCACCAATCTGTAGCTGTCTGAGAGGGTTCGTACCAAAGTCGATAGACGAATGGAGCACCGGGAATTGGACAGGCGGGTGTGTAAGGAGGACAGAATTGCAGTGTCAGCGAAGCAAAAATGAAACTAGCGGTGCAAGAAATGAAAGTAGTACAATTGCTGGAGGGGTAGAAGAAGCTGATGGTTTTCTGACACTGGAAAGGATGAAGGTGCCTGATTTTGTAGAGAGGTTGGAAGCTGGAAGCGCAGAAGAGTGCGGGCAAAGATGTTTGCAAAACTGTTCTTGCTTAGCTTATGCATCTGAGAGCAACATTGGGTGTATGTGGTGGTCAAGAGATTTAATAGATGTGCAAAAGTTCAGCAACTTCACTCGGTCGCCAGGCGTTAATCTTTACATCAAGGTTGCCCATTCAGAACTTG ATAAGATTAATGCAGGTACAAAAAGGAATGTCGGGATAAGTATCATACTTGCGGTCGTCATTCCAATAGTTCTTCTACCCATCCTTTGCACATTGTTCTGTTGGAGGCGGATGGCGAAAAAGAGAG CAGCAAAAAACAAGAACGGCACCCCATTACACATAATCGATAGGTATGGAGACACTTCGGATGAGAACATGTTTGGTGACAACCCAGAACTTGCAATGTTTACTTTCGGCACCCTATCTGTTGCTACGAACAATTTCAGTTGGGAGACTGAACTTGGACATGGTGGTTTTGGTTCAGTCTATAAG GCTAAGTTGATGAGTGGACAAGAAGTAGCCGTGAAAAGGCTTTCACAGAGTTCCGGACAAGGCTTAGAAGAGTTTAAGAATGAAGTCGTGGTGATCTCTAAACTTCAACACAGGAACTTGGTTAGACTTTTAGGTTGCTGCATTGAAGGGGAAGAGAAGATATTGGTATATGAATACATGCCAAACAAAAGCTTAGACGCATTTCTTTTCG ATGCTACCCAGCGAGCACTCTTGAATTGGAGGAAGTGTTTCGAAATTATCGAGGGGATCACTCGTGGGATTCTTTACCTTCACCGAGATTCTAGATTAAGAGTCATCCATAGAGATTTGAAGGCGAGCAACGTGTTGTTGGATGAAAACTTAAGTCCTAAAATTTCAGACTTCGGGATGGCAAGGATATTTGGAGGCGATCAGCTCCAAGCAGATACTAGAAGGGTTGTTGGCACCTA TGGTTATATGTCTCCTGAATATGCAATGGAAGGCCGATTTTCAGAAAAATCCGATGTTTTCAGTTTTGGTGTGTTGCTAATAGAAATTGTGAGTGGCAAGAAGTGCACAAGTTTTCACCTTCAAGAGTTGTCATTAAGCCTTCTGGGATAT GCATGGAAATTGTGGAACGAAAACATGGTGCAGCATCTGATTGACCCAACGTTGTTATCTGAAAAGGCGTACTCGGAAGAAATACTGAAATGCATTCATGTAGGACTATTGTGTGTACAAGAATCTCCCAAGGACAGACCAAACATGTCTACTGTACTTTCAATACTTACCAGCGAAACCGCAAATCTTCCAGTTCCAAAGCAACCTGCATATGTAATTAGAGAGGCATCATCAATATCTTCAGGTTCACTTCATAAGACTAGTAACCTATTTTCTGTAAACCATGTAACCATCACAAGCATCGAAGGCCGTTGA
- the LOC113344320 gene encoding G-type lectin S-receptor-like serine/threonine-protein kinase At1g11300 isoform X2, which produces MGNGSRRWPDMTLICTFFTVTVLLIIPKSSSLQFISTNQTITDAGNQTVVSSPGKFKLGFFSPENSTNRYVGIWFNNVSAPVTASSVWVANGDNPLKETSGVFKISDDGNLVIVDGRKKVIWSSNISSISSTDVSSRVSELLDTGNLVLRETINGGNRTLWESFAYPSNVFLPDMKFGLNTRTREKLVITSWKDTENDPSTGNFTLELDPAGVPQSIIMDNGSGNQQRRHWRSGPWNNRIFIGIPTMSSTYLNGFNILTDNILGTVYLTLHYTEVRTILQKYTVTSDGNFVETHWNETKKQWVKFWSAQDTECDMYGKCGPFGSCNILDSPICSCLRGFVPKSIDEWSTGNWTGGCVRRTELQCQRSKNETSGARNESSTIAGGVEEADGFLTLERMKVPDFVERLEAGSAEECGQRCLQNCSCLAYASESNIGCMWWSRDLIDVQKFSNFTRSPGVNLYIKVAHSELDKINAGTKRNVGISIILAVVIPIVLLPILCTLFCWRRMAKKRAKNKNGTPLHIIDRYGDTSDENMFGDNPELAMFTFGTLSVATNNFSWETELGHGGFGSVYKAKLMSGQEVAVKRLSQSSGQGLEEFKNEVVVISKLQHRNLVRLLGCCIEGEEKILVYEYMPNKSLDAFLFDATQRALLNWRKCFEIIEGITRGILYLHRDSRLRVIHRDLKASNVLLDENLSPKISDFGMARIFGGDQLQADTRRVVGTYGYMSPEYAMEGRFSEKSDVFSFGVLLIEIVSGKKCTSFHLQELSLSLLGYAWKLWNENMVQHLIDPTLLSEKAYSEEILKCIHVGLLCVQESPKDRPNMSTVLSILTSETANLPVPKQPAYVIREASSISSGSLHKTSNLFSVNHVTITSIEGR; this is translated from the exons ATGGGAAATGGTAGTAGAAGATGGCCGGATATGACACTCATTTGCACTTTCTTCACCGTTACAGTGCTCCTGATTATTCCTAAATCCAGTTCATTACAGTTCATTTCAACCAACCAAACCATCACAGACGCAGGCAACCAAACTGTAGTTTCGTCACCGGGAAAATTCAAACTCGGATTTTTCAGTCCAGAGAACTCGACAAATCGTTACGTTGGGATTTGGTTCAATAATGTTTCGGCGCCAGTCACGGCATCGTCGGTATGGGTAGCTAACGGCGACAATCCGCTCAAAGAAACTTCCGGTGTTTTTAAGATTTCAGATGACGGAAACTTGGTAATAGTGGACGGACGGAAGAAGGTTATTTGGAGTAGTAATATTTCTTCCATCAGTTCTACTGATGTCAGCTCGAGAGTTTCTGAACTTTTGGATACCGGGAATCTTGTTCTCCGGGAAACAATAAACGGCGGAAACAGGACACTGTGGGAGAGTTTTGCTTATCCTTCTAATGTATTCTTACCAGACATGAAGTTCGGTTTAAATACGAGAACACGAGAGAAACTGGTGATAACTTCCTGGAAAGACACGGAAAATGATCCGTCGACGGGGAACTTTACGTTGGAGTTAGACCCTGCAGGCGTTCCTCAGAGTATCATCATGGACAACGGATCTGGGAATCAACAGCGGCGGCACTGGCGAAGTGGTCCGTGGAACAACCGGATATTTATAGGCATACCAACTATGTCTTCTACTTATCTTAATGGATTCAATATTCTTACTGATAATATTCTAGGAACTGTGTATCTCACACTACATTATACAGAAGTAAGGACTATCCTGCAAAAGTATACCGTAACTTCTGACGGGAACTTCGTCGAAACTCACTGGaatgaaacaaaaaaacaatGGGTTAAGTTTTGGTCTGCGCAAGATACAGAGTGCGACATGTATGGTAAATGCGGTCCGTTTGGTAGCTGTAACATACTGGATTCACCAATCTGTAGCTGTCTGAGAGGGTTCGTACCAAAGTCGATAGACGAATGGAGCACCGGGAATTGGACAGGCGGGTGTGTAAGGAGGACAGAATTGCAGTGTCAGCGAAGCAAAAATGAAACTAGCGGTGCAAGAAATGAAAGTAGTACAATTGCTGGAGGGGTAGAAGAAGCTGATGGTTTTCTGACACTGGAAAGGATGAAGGTGCCTGATTTTGTAGAGAGGTTGGAAGCTGGAAGCGCAGAAGAGTGCGGGCAAAGATGTTTGCAAAACTGTTCTTGCTTAGCTTATGCATCTGAGAGCAACATTGGGTGTATGTGGTGGTCAAGAGATTTAATAGATGTGCAAAAGTTCAGCAACTTCACTCGGTCGCCAGGCGTTAATCTTTACATCAAGGTTGCCCATTCAGAACTTG ATAAGATTAATGCAGGTACAAAAAGGAATGTCGGGATAAGTATCATACTTGCGGTCGTCATTCCAATAGTTCTTCTACCCATCCTTTGCACATTGTTCTGTTGGAGGCGGATGGCGAAAAAGAGAG CAAAAAACAAGAACGGCACCCCATTACACATAATCGATAGGTATGGAGACACTTCGGATGAGAACATGTTTGGTGACAACCCAGAACTTGCAATGTTTACTTTCGGCACCCTATCTGTTGCTACGAACAATTTCAGTTGGGAGACTGAACTTGGACATGGTGGTTTTGGTTCAGTCTATAAG GCTAAGTTGATGAGTGGACAAGAAGTAGCCGTGAAAAGGCTTTCACAGAGTTCCGGACAAGGCTTAGAAGAGTTTAAGAATGAAGTCGTGGTGATCTCTAAACTTCAACACAGGAACTTGGTTAGACTTTTAGGTTGCTGCATTGAAGGGGAAGAGAAGATATTGGTATATGAATACATGCCAAACAAAAGCTTAGACGCATTTCTTTTCG ATGCTACCCAGCGAGCACTCTTGAATTGGAGGAAGTGTTTCGAAATTATCGAGGGGATCACTCGTGGGATTCTTTACCTTCACCGAGATTCTAGATTAAGAGTCATCCATAGAGATTTGAAGGCGAGCAACGTGTTGTTGGATGAAAACTTAAGTCCTAAAATTTCAGACTTCGGGATGGCAAGGATATTTGGAGGCGATCAGCTCCAAGCAGATACTAGAAGGGTTGTTGGCACCTA TGGTTATATGTCTCCTGAATATGCAATGGAAGGCCGATTTTCAGAAAAATCCGATGTTTTCAGTTTTGGTGTGTTGCTAATAGAAATTGTGAGTGGCAAGAAGTGCACAAGTTTTCACCTTCAAGAGTTGTCATTAAGCCTTCTGGGATAT GCATGGAAATTGTGGAACGAAAACATGGTGCAGCATCTGATTGACCCAACGTTGTTATCTGAAAAGGCGTACTCGGAAGAAATACTGAAATGCATTCATGTAGGACTATTGTGTGTACAAGAATCTCCCAAGGACAGACCAAACATGTCTACTGTACTTTCAATACTTACCAGCGAAACCGCAAATCTTCCAGTTCCAAAGCAACCTGCATATGTAATTAGAGAGGCATCATCAATATCTTCAGGTTCACTTCATAAGACTAGTAACCTATTTTCTGTAAACCATGTAACCATCACAAGCATCGAAGGCCGTTGA
- the LOC113344470 gene encoding trihelix transcription factor ASIL2-like: protein MKGEPEETLTSPPPLNFTPPGLSLAPPTSAVTPETPASTRTGLPIREDCWSEEASCTLVEAWGERYLELNRGNLRQQHWQLVADTVNNRHANNNNHNHNKKFLRRSDVQCKNRIDTLKKKYKLEKARVLSSHGTYKSNWPLYDQLDALIGNTVQSKKMMVASESQSSPMGLPYYQQHRKTPPQLPAMFVHPVTLRDKQKRSSPPPAGYVPPAVSRGIDESFFRRNYSAVAAAAAAVDDVGGNSDSSRSSGESDRGGQVDGFGELAKAISAFADIYEKVEGARQRQMMELEKERMEFMKSLEYQRMQLFMDSQVQMEKIKRTKLDAAATASDA, encoded by the exons ATGAAGGGAGAACcagaagaaaccctaacttcaccaCCTCCGCTAAATTTCACACCACCAGGACTATCACTAGCACCACCAACATCAGCAGTGACACCGGAAACACCGGCATCTACAAGGACGGGGTTACCGATTCGTGAAGATTGTTGGAGCGAAGAAGCGAGTTGCACATTAGTCGAAGCATGGGGAGAAAGATATCTGGAATTAAATCGAGGTAATCTCCGGCAACAACATTGGCAATTAGTTGCTGATACTGTTAATAATCGTCATGcaaataataataatcataatcataacaaGAAATTTTTGAGAAGAAGTGATGTTCAATGTAAGAATCGAATTGACACATTAAAAAAGAAATACAAGTTAGAGAAAGCTAGGGTTTTGTCTTCGCATGGGACGTATAAGAGTAATTGGCCATTGTATGATCAATTGGATGCGTTGATTGGTAATACTGTTCAATCTAAGAAAATGATGGTCGCTTCGGAATCTCAATCGTCTCCGATGGGTTTACCTTATTATCAGCAACATAGGAAGACGCCACCGCAGCTGCCGGCAATGTTTGTTCATCCGGTTACGTTGAGAGATAAACAGAAACGATCTTCGCCTCCTCCTGCTGGATATGTACCGCCGGCTGTATCTAGGGGGATTGATGAGTCGTTTTTTAGAAGGAAttattctgctgttgctgctgcggcTGCAGCGGTTGATGATGTTGGGGGGAATTCTGATTCATCGAGGTCGAGTGGGGAGAGTGATCGGGGTGGTCAAGTTGATGGATTTGGGGAATTGGCGAAAGCTATTTCGGCATTTGCTGATATTTATGAAAAAGTGGAAGGGGCAAGACAGAGACAGATGATGGAATTGGAAAAGGAAAGGATGGAGTTTATGAAGAGTTTGGAGTATCAAAGGATGCAACTTTTTATGGATTCTCAAGTTCAGATGGAGAAGATTAAGCGAACAAAACTtgatgctgctgctactgcttctG ATGCATGA